A region of Pirellulales bacterium DNA encodes the following proteins:
- a CDS encoding SpoIIE family protein phosphatase, with the protein MSDSASSSAAVLTASGVAAPRARPPATTAHPITVLLIDDQAIVGESVRRMLASEADITLHHCADPAQAIATANAVAPTVILQDLVMPDIDGLQLVKFFRANKSTRETPMIVLSSKEEPVIKAQAFALGANDYLVKLPDRLELIARIRYHSRAYISRLERDEAFRQLAESQQQLAEEVGQAARYVQSLLPEKLTGDIAIDFRFVPSTQLGGDMFGYNWIDEGHFAIYLLDVSGHGVGSSLLAVSAMNMLSAHSLADTDFRDPGQVLERLNDVFQMEKQNGKYFTIWYGVFEPATRKLLFSNAGHPPALLYTGPSEAEAPVQALEADGLAIGMVEGMPYSTSETQLGPYARLLIYSDGAYEIEKTDGEMWKHSEFVEFVSGLPTDQGPIADRLLAHIRELGASQILDDDFSIVDARL; encoded by the coding sequence ATGAGTGATTCCGCGTCCTCATCCGCCGCCGTTCTTACCGCTTCGGGCGTCGCGGCGCCGCGCGCGCGGCCGCCGGCCACTACCGCGCACCCCATCACGGTGCTCTTGATCGACGACCAGGCCATCGTGGGCGAATCGGTGCGCCGCATGCTCGCCTCGGAAGCCGATATCACGCTCCATCACTGCGCCGATCCGGCCCAGGCCATCGCCACGGCTAACGCCGTCGCGCCGACCGTCATCCTGCAGGACCTGGTCATGCCGGATATCGACGGCTTGCAGCTGGTGAAATTCTTTCGCGCGAATAAATCCACGCGCGAAACTCCGATGATCGTGCTGTCGAGCAAGGAAGAGCCGGTCATCAAGGCCCAAGCGTTTGCCCTGGGAGCCAACGACTACCTGGTGAAGCTTCCCGACCGGCTCGAGCTGATCGCCCGCATTCGCTACCACTCCCGCGCGTACATCAGCCGGCTGGAGCGCGACGAGGCCTTTCGTCAATTGGCCGAAAGTCAGCAGCAGCTCGCCGAAGAAGTGGGGCAGGCCGCCCGTTACGTGCAGTCGCTCTTGCCCGAAAAGTTGACCGGCGACATCGCGATCGACTTTCGCTTCGTGCCCTCGACGCAGCTCGGCGGCGACATGTTCGGTTACAACTGGATCGACGAGGGGCACTTCGCGATTTACTTGCTGGACGTTAGCGGCCACGGCGTCGGCTCGTCGCTCTTGGCGGTTTCGGCAATGAACATGTTGTCGGCACATTCGCTCGCCGACACCGATTTTCGCGATCCGGGCCAGGTGCTCGAACGGTTGAACGACGTCTTTCAGATGGAGAAGCAGAACGGCAAGTATTTCACCATCTGGTACGGCGTGTTCGAACCGGCCACGCGCAAACTGTTGTTCAGCAATGCCGGTCACCCGCCGGCGCTACTGTACACGGGACCGAGCGAAGCCGAGGCTCCGGTACAAGCGCTCGAAGCCGACGGCCTGGCGATCGGCATGGTCGAGGGCATGCCTTATTCGACCAGCGAGACGCAACTTGGTCCCTACGCCCGGCTGCTGATCTATAGCGACGGCGCCTACGAGATCGAAAAAACCGACGGCGAAATGTGGAAACACTCGGAGTTCGTCGAGT